GGCGGTGGAGCGTGGTGTCACCTTCTTCGACACGGCCGAGATCTACGGCCCCTTCACCAATGAAGAGATCGTCGGTGCGGCGCTGACGCCCGTGCGCGACCGGGTGGTGATCGCCACCAAGTTCGGCTTCGACATCGATCCCGTCACAGGCAAGATGAGCGGCACGAACAGCCGTCCCGAGCATATCCGCACAGTTGCGGAGGCGTCGTTGAAGCGCCTTGGCATCGAGGTCATCGACCTGCTCTACCAGCACCGCGTCGATCCCAACGTGCCGATCGAGGATGTCGCCGGCGCCGTCAAGGACTTGATCGCGGAGGGTAAGGTCAAGCATTTCGGCCTGTCCGAGCCCGGTGCCCAGACGGTTCGCCGGGCGCATGCGGTGCAGCCGGTCACCGCGTTGCAGAACGAATATTCGCTGTGGACGCGCGGTCCGGAGACCAACGGCATCCTCCAAGCCTGCGAGGAGCTGGGCATCGGGCTGGTCGCCTACAGTCCGCTCGGCAAAGGCTTCCTGACCGGCGCCATGGGCAAGGACACCAAAATCAGCGAGAATGACTTCCGCAAGATCCTGCCGCGCTTCACCCCCGAGGCGATGGAGAAGAACCAGGTGCTGGTCGACCTTCTGAGGCGCATTGCGGTTGAGAAGAAGGCGACGGCGGCGCAGGTCGCGCTCGCTTGGCTGCTGGCGCAGAAGCCGTGGATCGTGCCGATCCCCGGCACCACCAAGCTGCACCGGCTGGAGGAGAACCTCGCCGCGGCGGAGGTCGAGCTGACCGTCGGCGACCTCGCCGAGATCCAGCGCGCCGCGGCCGGGATCACGGTCGAGGGACAGCGGTATCCCGAGCATCTGATGAAGACCACCGGCCTCTGAGCGAACCGAGGGAGGCGATCCGATGAAACGCCCGAGCGGCGTGTCGAGGCGGGACACCATGACGGCCGCGCTCTCGTTGCCACTGGTCACGGGACTGGGCCTTTCAGTCGATTCCGCCGCCGCCCAGAATGCCGCGTCCCGCGCGGCACCTCTGGTCGCCTATTTCTCACGCACCGGCAACACGCGCGTCGTTGCGGCCCAGATCCGGCGGGCTTATGGCGCGGACCTGTTCGAGATCGAGCCGGCCGACCCGTACCCGGAAGACTACGAGGCGGTCGTCCGACGGGCGCAGACCGAGCGGGATAGGGGCTATCAGCCCCCGCTGCGGGCCACGATCCCGGACATCCGTTCCTACGACGTCGTTTTCCTCGGCTTCCCGATCTGGGGGATGAGCACTCCTCCGGTGATCCGGTCCTTCCTGGCCGGTCATGATCTGTCCGGCAAGACACTC
The sequence above is a segment of the Azospirillum sp. TSH100 genome. Coding sequences within it:
- a CDS encoding aldo/keto reductase, with amino-acid sequence MKTRVLGKSGLEVSAIGFGCMGLNFSYGHGLNREESITLIRQAVERGVTFFDTAEIYGPFTNEEIVGAALTPVRDRVVIATKFGFDIDPVTGKMSGTNSRPEHIRTVAEASLKRLGIEVIDLLYQHRVDPNVPIEDVAGAVKDLIAEGKVKHFGLSEPGAQTVRRAHAVQPVTALQNEYSLWTRGPETNGILQACEELGIGLVAYSPLGKGFLTGAMGKDTKISENDFRKILPRFTPEAMEKNQVLVDLLRRIAVEKKATAAQVALAWLLAQKPWIVPIPGTTKLHRLEENLAAAEVELTVGDLAEIQRAAAGITVEGQRYPEHLMKTTGL
- a CDS encoding flavodoxin, with translation MKRPSGVSRRDTMTAALSLPLVTGLGLSVDSAAAQNAASRAAPLVAYFSRTGNTRVVAAQIRRAYGADLFEIEPADPYPEDYEAVVRRAQTERDRGYQPPLRATIPDIRSYDVVFLGFPIWGMSTPPVIRSFLAGHDLSGKTLVPFVTHGGYGLGNSMAIVAAHAPRSRLLEPFTMRADQERETLSHVSRWLGDIRVGR